The Solea senegalensis isolate Sse05_10M linkage group LG9, IFAPA_SoseM_1, whole genome shotgun sequence genome has a segment encoding these proteins:
- the LOC122774590 gene encoding protein SOGA3-like isoform X4, which produces MMNTSSSADSARQPDNSSRKQQQHRSSSPGGPKESGSKAGQKASNSSKLVTSKQGGGGGGGGRSSRGHSPVSAGRERQAGGVPATRGAAAVQAAGAESPTTSRSVIQTPDDPSRSAASDASSPSSRVVSDQPCASKSPKLRNKNPKGGEASSSAAATSGNKKSSKATVGCGPGFWKEGCLQSELIQFHLNKSLGKKGTKMQTKSASPPASEPELSPERDSPQRAPQPDQGLQDELERLEDENEDLKNEIEEMRAEMDEMRDTFYEEDACQLQDMRRELERANKNCRILQYRLKKAERKRLRITESGQVDEELLRSLEQDLKVAKDVSVRLHHELENVEEKRTKTEEENEKLRQQLIEVEVTKQALQNELEKAKDLSLKRKGNKDGPKAERRTPQTPVEEENEDLKCQLAFIKEEAILMRKKMAKIDKEKDRLEQELQKYRSFYGDVDSPLPKGEAGGPPTTRESELKLRLRLVEEEANILGRKIVELEVENRGLKAELDDMREDSMAAAGLDGSGSDGQQCREQGEALSELRQQLQLVEDEAELLRRNLADVEEENKKVTSELNKLKYKAGSHEVGSRHGGGGADVAKMEALQEELKAARLQINELSGKVMQLQYENRVLLSNMQRYDLASHLGIRGSPRDSDAESDGGRDDDTPSASASSPRLLPPHRKREGPIGGESDSDEVRNIRCLTPTRSLYSPVDSRFLSRSLKDRQQMIDIRIEAERLVRTIDRLIADTSTIIAEARVYVTNGELFARMDEDEEGGRIREHELLYRINAQMKAFRKELQSFIDRLDVPKQEDKQAEEPLSMFQPIILLILILVLFSSLSYATIFKLVFLFTLFFVL; this is translated from the exons ATGATGAACACGTCCTCCTCTGCCGATAGCGCGCGGCAGCCAGACAATAGCAGCcgcaagcagcagcagcaccgctCCTCATCACCGGGCGGACCCAAAGAGAGTGGATCCAAAGCTGGTCAGAAGGCCAGCAACTCGTCAAAACTCGTCACGTCAAAgcagggaggaggtggtggaggtggagggagaaGCAGCCGAGGTCATTCTCCTGTTTCCGCCGGCAGGGAGCGGCAGGCCGGAGGCGTTCCTGCCACAAGAGGCGCGGCTGCTGTCCAGGCTGCTGGTGCTGAAAGCCCGACAACGAGCAGAAGCGTCATCCAAACACCAGACGACCCCTCCCGCTCTGCTGCCTCCGACGCCTCCTCGCCCTCCAGCCGCGTCGTCTCCGACCAGCCCTGTGCATCCAAGTCTCCCAAACTGAGGAACAAAAACCCGAAAGGAGGGGAGGCCTCCTCCTCCGCGGCGGCGACGAGTGGCAACAAGAAGAGCTCCAAAGCCACCGTAGGCTGCGGACCTGGCTTCTGGAAGGAGGGATGCTTGCAATCCGAGCTAATacagtttcatttgaataaGAGCCTGGGCAAGAAAGGAACAAAGATGCAGACCAAATCAGCATCACCACCGGCCTCAGAGCCGGAGCTGTCCCCCGAGCGCGACAGCCCTCAGCGGGCTCCACAGCCTGACCAGGGACTGCAAGATGAGCTGGAGAGGCTGGAGGATGAAAACGAGGATCTAAAG AATGAAATCGAGGAGATGCGGGCAGAGATGGATGAGATGCGCGACACGTTCTATGAGGAGGACGCCTGTCAGCTGCAGGACATGCGCAGAGAGCTGGAGAGAGCCAACAAAAACTGTAGGATCCTCCAGTACCGACTTAAGAAGGCTGAGAGGAAGAGGCTCAGGATCACAGAAAGTGGCCAGGTGGACGAAGAGCTGCTCAGGAGTCTGGAGCAAGACCTGAAG GTGGCGAAGGATGTGTCTGTGCGCCTGCACCATGAGCTGGAGAacgtggaggagaagaggacaaagacagaggaggagaatgagaaGCTGAGGCAGCAGCTAATAGAGGTGGAGGTCACCAAGCAGGCCCTGCAGAACGAGCTGGAGAAAGCTAAAGAC CTCTCActgaaaaggaaaggaaacaaggaTGGACCGAAGGCAGAGAGAAGGACCCCACAGACACCGGTCGAA GAAGAAAATGAAGATCTGAAATGCCAGCTAGCCTTCATCAAGGAGGAAGCCATCTtgatgaggaagaagatggCAAAAATCGACAAAGAAAAGGACAGACTGGAGCAGGAGCTGCAGAAGTACCGCTCTTTCTACGGGGATGTGGATAGTCCTCTGCCTAAAGGCGAAGCTGGAGGTCCTCCCACCACCCGTGAATCAGAGCTGAAGCTCCGCTTGCgactggtggaggaggaggcgaaTATCCTTGGGAGGAAGATTGTGGAATTGGAGGTGGAGAACAGGGGGCTGAAGGCTGAGCTGGACGACATGAGGGAGGACAG TATGGCGGCAGCAGGCTTGGACGGCTCTGGCAGTGATGGTCAACAATGCAGAGAGCAGGGCGAGGCTCTGTCCGAGCTgaggcagcagcttcagctggTCGAAGACGAGGCAGAACTTCTACGCAGGAATCTAGCAGATGTAGAAGAGGAGAACAAAAAG gTGACAAGTGAACTCAATAAACTGAAATACAAGGCCGGATCGCATGAAGTCGGATCGAGACATGGAGgag GAGGAGCTGACGTGGCCAAAATGGAGGCCCTCCAGGAAGAGCTGAAAGCTGCACGTCTGCAGATCAATGAACTGAGCGGCAAAGTTATGCAGCTCCAGTACGAGAACCGCGTGCTGCTCTCCAACATGCAGCGCTATGACCTGGCTTCCCACCTGGGCATCCGTGGCAGTCCACGGGACAGTGACGCAGAGAGCGATGGAGGACGGGACGACGACACCCCCTCTGCCTCAGCCTCTTCCCCTCGTCTCCTCCCACCCCACCGCAAGCGTGAGGGCCCTATTGGAGGGGAGAGTGACTCTGATGAGGTGAGGAACATCCGGTGCCTCACCCCCACACGCTCCCTTTACTCACCCGTGGACAGCCGTTTTTTATCCAGAAGCCTGAAGGACCGCCAGCAGATGATAGACATCCGCATAGAGGCAGAGAGGCTGGTTCGGACCATTGACAGGCTCATCGCTGACACCAGCACTATCATTGCTGAGGCCCGAGTGTATGTCACTAACGGAGAGCTGTTTGCAAGgatggatgaggatgaagaaggCGGCAg GATCAGAGAGCATGAGCTACTGTACCGTATCAATGCTCAGATGAAAGCCTTCCGGAAGGAACTGCAGAGCTTCATAGACCGGCTGGACGTCCCCAAACAGGAGGACAAACAAGCAGAGGAGCCGCTGTCT ATGTTTCAGCCCATTATTTTGCTAATCCTCATCCTTGTTCTGTTTTCCTCACTCTCCTATGCCACTATTTTTAAATTGGTATTCCTTTTCACCCTGTTCTTTGTTCTGTAA
- the LOC122774590 gene encoding uncharacterized protein KIAA0408-like isoform X2 — protein sequence MWSALMNGSGLHGGGGAGGGYVPSQGWEFVPSSRMDRTDRGRGKARNPLRRISSPPTVFSQVYESQFGASTGGGGEEGVLGTQLEMLGGQMWSRPESPQQQQQQQQTQHIRLKKKFDELKKRHVQDKEGWTREKESLLREVADLQGGENRRILLDLKTVLEEVQAEVKREEEKRSELQLQYTRDRCAWELEKAELKCRIAQLEVREGTGLASRGVQSAGLGSVAPQGTQAQCGETPALHREREEQRRLLADTRSTAMDLRYRLEHNERDWLREKAELLERFDIERKEWETQLKDMQKKIEKLYREVRFKREGTRLDGDDVVHRLSIPSTSTGSSLLSDNSRSEPLSSSSQSEQNRQASFPGFGLNRNISDRESRQHSRFQVDSLCDFNIGGPFSQNEPSQPSLVDDLRSRGTWQQDSVDNKRVSVDTTEMAAIFNGAPECQMPQKNALYGNENNVPVGPQESPVWADLYGSDKKRNTTTLNAALKEIARVSEELCSYQDEIRNKSGDKRNQSEFLGVNEEDEPPCDLSQIYDDFRALERENWITLSPDNTWRANTVSDSWRTSAADPNSCRDTQTILSEIDTAAPPIPPRSSSWNLSTSALTDTELHIPESPTTTAKRCHSPYVLVDRKCSSPSIVRKFEAMLQENEGKVFIDGAVSSCSVPAHSNCNMACCHNRWSCDASKFNSSKLSPCETVQKSFPEVSILSTAKDLRSDYNPGVGNLKNPDLQTPPGVTELPVDVLLSSLEKTPVSPDLQGSRRNIMLEQKTAEFNRTLFQAEMGRGVKQQDSFTSTDASSLGCQAATDVLLPSETGFQPHCTDFSTGVMGVNPEVISDSTFQNTEVLPRGLRCGLESQGVRIKQDTPSDLSFEQPQVGLRDTTTIISQSPAHQPEVNHKVQTPSSPFRKTQRRAATGAVFCEPVSSANNQPGQNMEDSNLMNEIPHGVKLQPAARVVAPIQQLPVENKQRPVTQPEHQAQPRHVSSPPSQPDSTRHGPRMMIDHPWKTLNLAAYPRPEGSRSNYGAVERILKNYETAARAQQSQSQLNEMTSHPNLSVRKQETVTELDMLDMDPLPLPPTLRHVQTSNTAQTHTTHAQLSSHTAMGVKEIQLIVQGQEDYRWNM from the exons ATGTGGAGTGCGTTAATGAACGGCTCTGGGCTGCACGGAGGGGGCGGTGCTGGCGGGGGATACGTCCCTTCTCAGGGATGGGAGTTTGTGCCGAGCTCCAGGAtggacaggacagacagaggcagggGGAAAGCCCGCAATCCACTCAGAAGGATCTCCTCTCCGCCCACCGTCTTCAGTCAGGTCTACGAGTCCCAGTTCGGTGCTTCGAccgggggaggaggagaagaaggtgtACTTGGAACACAGCTCGAGATGCTCGGGGGACAAATGTGGTCTAGACCTGAAtcacctcagcagcagcagcagcagcagcaaacacaacacatacgACTTAAAAAGAAATTTGACGAATTGAAAAAGCGACATGTTCAGGACAAGGAGGGGTGGACGCGTGAGAAGGAATCCTTGTTGAGAGAAGTGGCTGACTTACAA GGAGGGGAGAACAGGAGGATTCTGCTGGACCTGAAGACGGTTTTGGAGGAAGTGCAGGCAGAGgtgaagagagaggaagagaagaggagcgAACTCCAGCTGCAGTACACCAGAGACAGATGTGCCTGGGAGCTGGAGAAGGCAGAGCTCAAATGCAGAATTGCGCAG TTGGAGGTTAGAGAAGGTACCGGATTGGCAAGTAGAGGGGTCCAGTCAGCAGGTCTTGGTTCTGTGGCGCCGCAGGGCACTCAAGCGCAGTGCGGTGAGACCCCAGCTCTCCACcgagagagggaggagcagcGGAGGCTCCTGGCAGACACGCGCTCAACCGCCATGGACCTACGCTATCGTCTGGAGCACAATGAGAGGGACTGGTTACGAGAAAAAGCTGAGCTTTTGGAGAGGTTTGACATAGAGAGGAAGGAATGGGAGACCCAGCTGAAAGATATGCAGAAGAAAATAGAGAAG CTGTACCGTGAAGTGAGATTCAAGCGAGAGGGGACCAGACTGGACGGTGATGATGTCGTGCACAGACTGAGCATACCTTCCACCAGCACGGGCTCCAGTTTGCTCAGCGACAACTCGCGCTCTGAGccgctcagcagcagcagtcagtcgGAGCAAAACAGACAAGCGTCGTTTCCTGGCTTTGGTCTCAACAGAAACatcagtgacagagagagtCGTCAACATAGCCGTTTCCAAGTAGACAGCCTCTGTGACTTCAATATCGGTGGTCCGTTTTCTCAGAATGAACCGTCACAGCCTTCGCTGGTGGACGACTTGAGATCCAGGGGCACTTGGCAGCAAGACTCTGTTGATAATAAAAGAGTTTCTGTTGATACGACAGAGATGGCTGCTATTTTTAATGGAGCTCCTGAATGTCAAATGCCACAGAAAAATGCTTTGTATGGGAATGAAAACAACGTCCCTGTCGGTCCACAAGAAAGTCCTGTTTGGGCAGACCTGTATGGCAGTGACAAGAAGAGGAACACCACTACTCTTAATGCT GCGCTGAAGGAGATAGCACGTGTAAGCGAGGAGCTCTGCAGCTACCAGGATGAGATCAGAAACAAGAGTGGCGATAAGAG GAATCAGTCTGAATTCCTGGGTGTAAATGAGGAGGATGAACCTCCCTGCGACCTTAGTCAAATCTACGATGATTTCCGGGCCTTGGAGAGGGAAAACTGGATCACTTTGTCACCAGATAACACCTGGCGGGCCAACACTGTGAGTGACTCCTGGAGAACAAGTGCTGCAGATCCcaacagctgcagagacacacagacgaTACTCTCTGAAATAGACACAGCAGCTCCACCCATCCCACCACGCTCCTCCTCCTGGAACCTGAGCACCTCTGCCCTAACAGACACAGAACTCCACATCCCGGAATCCCCCACAACTACAGCGAAAAGGTGCCACAGCCCCTATGTTCTCGTGGACAGAAAGTGCAGTAGCCCCTCCATTGTCAGGAAGTTCGAGGCGATGCTACAAGAAAATGAAGGAAAGGTTTTCATTGATGGTGCAGTATCATCCTGCTCTGTTCCTGCTCACTCTAACTGCAATATGGCCTGCTGCCACAACCGCTGGTCCTGTGATGCTAGCAAGTTCAACAGCAGCAAGTTATCTCCCTGTGAGACAGTACAAAAGAGTTTCCCTGAGGTGAGCATACTGAGTACTGCGAAAGACTTGCGCTCAGATTACAACCCTGGTGTCGGTAACCTCAAAAATCCTGATCTGCAAACGCCTCCAGGGGTCACAGAATTACCTGTAGATGTATTGTTGTCCAGTCTGGAAAAAACACCTGTCAGCCCCGACCTCCAGGGCTCCAGAAGAAACATAATGCTGGAACAAAAAACAGCTGAGTTCAACCGAACTTTGTTTCAGGCTGAGATGGGCCGTGGTGTAAAGCAACAAGACAGTTTTACTAGTACAGATGCCTCCTCTCTGGGTTGCCAAGCAGCAACAGACGTTTTACTGCCCAGCGAGACAGGATTTCAGCCACACTGTACTGATTTCAGCACCGGTGTTATGGGTGTGAATCCTGAGGTCATATCAGATTCCACATTTCAAAATACTGAGGTCCTACCAAGGGGACTGAGATGTGGTCTTGAAAGCCAGGGGGTCAGAATAAAGCAAGACACCCCATCTGAtctttcatttgaacagccaCAGGTTGGACTCAGGGACACCACCACAATAATCTCCCAGAGTCCTGCTCACCAGCCTGAGGTCAATCACAAAGTTCAAACACCAAGCAGTCCTTTCAGGAAAACACAGCGAAGAGCAGCCACTGGGGCTGTCTTCTGTGAGCCTGTCTCGTCTGCAAATAACCAGCCAGGACAGAACATGGAGGATTCCAACTTGATGAATGAGATTCCACATGGAGTAAAGCTTCAGCCTGCAGCCAGAGTGGTTGCCCCAATCCAGCAGTTGCCTGTGGAGAACAAACAAAGACCGGTGACTCAGCCAGAGCACCAGGCGCAGCCAAGGCATGTGTCTTCACCTCCTTCCCAGCCTGACTCCACCAGGCATGGACCTCGAATGATGATCGACCATCCCTGGAAGACCCTCAATCTGGCGGCGTACCCACGGCCTGAGGGATCCAGGTCCAACTATGGAGCAGTTGAAAGAATTCTGAAGAATTACGAGACTGCAGCTAGGGCCCAACAAAGCCAGAGCCAACTGAACGAGATGACGTCACATCCTAACCTCAGTGTTCGGAAGCAGGAGACTGTCACTGAACTAGACATGCTGGACATGGACCCTCTGCCTTTACCTCCCACTCTAAGACACGTACAGACTTCTAACaccgcacagacacacactacaCATGCACAGCTCAGCAGCCACACTGCCATGGGTGTGAAAGAGATTCAGCTTATAGTGCAG GGTCAAGAAGACTACAGATGGAACATGTGA
- the LOC122774590 gene encoding uncharacterized protein KIAA0408-like isoform X3 has protein sequence MWSALMNGSGLHGGGGAGGGYVPSQGWEFVPSSRMDRTDRGRGKARNPLRRISSPPTVFSQVYESQFGASTGGGGEEGVLGTQLEMLGGQMWSRPESPQQQQQQQQTQHIRLKKKFDELKKRHVQDKEGWTREKESLLREVADLQGGENRRILLDLKTVLEEVQAEVKREEEKRSELQLQYTRDRCAWELEKAELKCRIAQLEVREGTGLASRGVQSAGLGSVAPQGTQAQCGETPALHREREEQRRLLADTRSTAMDLRYRLEHNERDWLREKAELLERFDIERKEWETQLKDMQKKIEKLYREVRFKREGTRLDGDDVVHRLSIPSTSTGSSLLSDNSRSEPLSSSSQSEQNRQASFPGFGLNRNISDRESRQHSRFQVDSLCDFNIGGPFSQNEPSQPSLVDDLRSRGTWQQDSVDNKRVSVDTTEMAAIFNGAPECQMPQKNALYGNENNVPVGPQESPVWADLYGSDKKRNTTTLNAALKEIARVSEELCSYQDEIRNKSGDKRNQSEFLGVNEEDEPPCDLSQIYDDFRALERENWITLSPDNTWRANTVSDSWRTSAADPNSCRDTQTILSEIDTAAPPIPPRSSSWNLSTSALTDTELHIPESPTTTAKRCHSPYVLVDRKCSSPSIVRKFEAMLQENEGKVFIDGAVSSCSVPAHSNCNMACCHNRWSCDASKFNSSKLSPCETVQKSFPEVSILSTAKDLRSDYNPGVGNLKNPDLQTPPGVTELPVDVLLSSLEKTPVSPDLQGSRRNIMLEQKTAEFNRTLFQAEMGRGVKQQDSFTSTDASSLGCQAATDVLLPSETGFQPHCTDFSTGVMGVNPEVISDSTFQNTEVLPRGLRCGLESQGVRIKQDTPSDLSFEQPQVGLRDTTTIISQSPAHQPEVNHKVQTPSSPFRKTQRRAATGAVFCEPVSSANNQPGQNMEDSNLMNEIPHGVKLQPAARVVAPIQQLPVENKQRPVTQPEHQAQPRHVSSPPSQPDSTRHGPRMMIDHPWKTLNLAAYPRPEGSRSNYGAVERILKNYETAARAQQSQSQLNEMTSHPNLSVRKQETVTELDMLDMDPLPLPPTLRHVQTSNTAQTHTTHAQLSSHTAMGVKEIQLIVQRYLQEAS, from the exons ATGTGGAGTGCGTTAATGAACGGCTCTGGGCTGCACGGAGGGGGCGGTGCTGGCGGGGGATACGTCCCTTCTCAGGGATGGGAGTTTGTGCCGAGCTCCAGGAtggacaggacagacagaggcagggGGAAAGCCCGCAATCCACTCAGAAGGATCTCCTCTCCGCCCACCGTCTTCAGTCAGGTCTACGAGTCCCAGTTCGGTGCTTCGAccgggggaggaggagaagaaggtgtACTTGGAACACAGCTCGAGATGCTCGGGGGACAAATGTGGTCTAGACCTGAAtcacctcagcagcagcagcagcagcagcaaacacaacacatacgACTTAAAAAGAAATTTGACGAATTGAAAAAGCGACATGTTCAGGACAAGGAGGGGTGGACGCGTGAGAAGGAATCCTTGTTGAGAGAAGTGGCTGACTTACAA GGAGGGGAGAACAGGAGGATTCTGCTGGACCTGAAGACGGTTTTGGAGGAAGTGCAGGCAGAGgtgaagagagaggaagagaagaggagcgAACTCCAGCTGCAGTACACCAGAGACAGATGTGCCTGGGAGCTGGAGAAGGCAGAGCTCAAATGCAGAATTGCGCAG TTGGAGGTTAGAGAAGGTACCGGATTGGCAAGTAGAGGGGTCCAGTCAGCAGGTCTTGGTTCTGTGGCGCCGCAGGGCACTCAAGCGCAGTGCGGTGAGACCCCAGCTCTCCACcgagagagggaggagcagcGGAGGCTCCTGGCAGACACGCGCTCAACCGCCATGGACCTACGCTATCGTCTGGAGCACAATGAGAGGGACTGGTTACGAGAAAAAGCTGAGCTTTTGGAGAGGTTTGACATAGAGAGGAAGGAATGGGAGACCCAGCTGAAAGATATGCAGAAGAAAATAGAGAAG CTGTACCGTGAAGTGAGATTCAAGCGAGAGGGGACCAGACTGGACGGTGATGATGTCGTGCACAGACTGAGCATACCTTCCACCAGCACGGGCTCCAGTTTGCTCAGCGACAACTCGCGCTCTGAGccgctcagcagcagcagtcagtcgGAGCAAAACAGACAAGCGTCGTTTCCTGGCTTTGGTCTCAACAGAAACatcagtgacagagagagtCGTCAACATAGCCGTTTCCAAGTAGACAGCCTCTGTGACTTCAATATCGGTGGTCCGTTTTCTCAGAATGAACCGTCACAGCCTTCGCTGGTGGACGACTTGAGATCCAGGGGCACTTGGCAGCAAGACTCTGTTGATAATAAAAGAGTTTCTGTTGATACGACAGAGATGGCTGCTATTTTTAATGGAGCTCCTGAATGTCAAATGCCACAGAAAAATGCTTTGTATGGGAATGAAAACAACGTCCCTGTCGGTCCACAAGAAAGTCCTGTTTGGGCAGACCTGTATGGCAGTGACAAGAAGAGGAACACCACTACTCTTAATGCT GCGCTGAAGGAGATAGCACGTGTAAGCGAGGAGCTCTGCAGCTACCAGGATGAGATCAGAAACAAGAGTGGCGATAAGAG GAATCAGTCTGAATTCCTGGGTGTAAATGAGGAGGATGAACCTCCCTGCGACCTTAGTCAAATCTACGATGATTTCCGGGCCTTGGAGAGGGAAAACTGGATCACTTTGTCACCAGATAACACCTGGCGGGCCAACACTGTGAGTGACTCCTGGAGAACAAGTGCTGCAGATCCcaacagctgcagagacacacagacgaTACTCTCTGAAATAGACACAGCAGCTCCACCCATCCCACCACGCTCCTCCTCCTGGAACCTGAGCACCTCTGCCCTAACAGACACAGAACTCCACATCCCGGAATCCCCCACAACTACAGCGAAAAGGTGCCACAGCCCCTATGTTCTCGTGGACAGAAAGTGCAGTAGCCCCTCCATTGTCAGGAAGTTCGAGGCGATGCTACAAGAAAATGAAGGAAAGGTTTTCATTGATGGTGCAGTATCATCCTGCTCTGTTCCTGCTCACTCTAACTGCAATATGGCCTGCTGCCACAACCGCTGGTCCTGTGATGCTAGCAAGTTCAACAGCAGCAAGTTATCTCCCTGTGAGACAGTACAAAAGAGTTTCCCTGAGGTGAGCATACTGAGTACTGCGAAAGACTTGCGCTCAGATTACAACCCTGGTGTCGGTAACCTCAAAAATCCTGATCTGCAAACGCCTCCAGGGGTCACAGAATTACCTGTAGATGTATTGTTGTCCAGTCTGGAAAAAACACCTGTCAGCCCCGACCTCCAGGGCTCCAGAAGAAACATAATGCTGGAACAAAAAACAGCTGAGTTCAACCGAACTTTGTTTCAGGCTGAGATGGGCCGTGGTGTAAAGCAACAAGACAGTTTTACTAGTACAGATGCCTCCTCTCTGGGTTGCCAAGCAGCAACAGACGTTTTACTGCCCAGCGAGACAGGATTTCAGCCACACTGTACTGATTTCAGCACCGGTGTTATGGGTGTGAATCCTGAGGTCATATCAGATTCCACATTTCAAAATACTGAGGTCCTACCAAGGGGACTGAGATGTGGTCTTGAAAGCCAGGGGGTCAGAATAAAGCAAGACACCCCATCTGAtctttcatttgaacagccaCAGGTTGGACTCAGGGACACCACCACAATAATCTCCCAGAGTCCTGCTCACCAGCCTGAGGTCAATCACAAAGTTCAAACACCAAGCAGTCCTTTCAGGAAAACACAGCGAAGAGCAGCCACTGGGGCTGTCTTCTGTGAGCCTGTCTCGTCTGCAAATAACCAGCCAGGACAGAACATGGAGGATTCCAACTTGATGAATGAGATTCCACATGGAGTAAAGCTTCAGCCTGCAGCCAGAGTGGTTGCCCCAATCCAGCAGTTGCCTGTGGAGAACAAACAAAGACCGGTGACTCAGCCAGAGCACCAGGCGCAGCCAAGGCATGTGTCTTCACCTCCTTCCCAGCCTGACTCCACCAGGCATGGACCTCGAATGATGATCGACCATCCCTGGAAGACCCTCAATCTGGCGGCGTACCCACGGCCTGAGGGATCCAGGTCCAACTATGGAGCAGTTGAAAGAATTCTGAAGAATTACGAGACTGCAGCTAGGGCCCAACAAAGCCAGAGCCAACTGAACGAGATGACGTCACATCCTAACCTCAGTGTTCGGAAGCAGGAGACTGTCACTGAACTAGACATGCTGGACATGGACCCTCTGCCTTTACCTCCCACTCTAAGACACGTACAGACTTCTAACaccgcacagacacacactacaCATGCACAGCTCAGCAGCCACACTGCCATGGGTGTGAAAGAGATTCAGCTTATAGTGCAG AGGTATCTGCAAGAAGCCAGCTGA